The following proteins come from a genomic window of Actinopolyspora saharensis:
- a CDS encoding prepilin peptidase, with the protein MILLELVPAATAGLPGPLRGRTGRWGPRRRCPIPEVPARWCHPAVAAVWSCAVASVVVGAFPPWWLPTQLITGLLLVLLTACDLRHRRLPDVLTLGGCPLVLGALLLAAVLGAPTRLPLWGLVGAVVFGGSYAVVRLIAPCSLGAGDVKFAVLLGLAIGGVTPLLVPVVMLGAAVGTLVTAGFLRRRAVPHGPAMALSAWLVIGAPVF; encoded by the coding sequence ATGATCCTTCTCGAGCTGGTGCCCGCCGCGACGGCGGGACTGCCCGGTCCGCTCCGCGGACGGACGGGGCGGTGGGGCCCGCGACGTCGGTGCCCGATCCCGGAGGTGCCCGCCCGCTGGTGCCACCCCGCGGTGGCGGCGGTGTGGAGCTGCGCTGTGGCCTCGGTGGTGGTCGGGGCGTTCCCACCGTGGTGGCTTCCGACCCAGCTGATCACGGGATTGCTGCTCGTGCTGCTCACCGCCTGCGACCTCCGGCACCGGCGGCTGCCGGACGTGCTCACCCTGGGAGGTTGCCCGCTCGTTCTCGGAGCGCTGCTCCTCGCCGCGGTGCTCGGAGCCCCCACCCGGCTGCCGCTGTGGGGACTGGTCGGGGCGGTGGTGTTCGGAGGGTCCTACGCGGTGGTGCGCCTGATCGCGCCCTGCTCGCTCGGCGCCGGTGACGTCAAGTTCGCGGTGCTGCTCGGGCTCGCGATCGGAGGGGTGACACCGCTGCTGGTGCCGGTGGTGATGCTCGGAGCCGCCGTGGGAACGCTGGTGACGGCCGGATTCCTGCGCAGGCGGGCCGTGCCGCACGGCCCGGCGATGGCGCTGTCGGCGTGGTTGGTGATCGGGGCTCCTGTTTTTTGA
- the aroC gene encoding chorismate synthase codes for MLRWMTAGESHGPALVGVLEGMVAGVEVTTSDIFAQLERRKLGFGRSPRMNFESDELEIVGGIRHGLTQGSPVAVRIGNTEWPKWEQVMAADPVDPEVLASLARNEPLTRPRPGHADLPGMQKYDFDESRPVLERASARETAARVAVGTVARCFLRQLLGVELVSHVVSLGDVDAAGETLPTAADLPAIDENPVRAFGSGATERMMAEVEAAKSSGDTLGGVVEVIAHGLPPGLGSHVHWDRKLDSRLAQALMSIQALKGVEIGEAFTNARRRGSAAHDELHPAEGPKWVHRSSNRAGGLEGGITNGEPLVVRAAKKPISSLPRALSTVDVRTGEQAQAMHQRSDVTAVPRAAVVAETMVALVLAQAALEKFGGDSLGETRRNVEGYFAALSRRAESWREGE; via the coding sequence GTGCTGCGCTGGATGACCGCCGGGGAATCGCACGGTCCCGCCTTGGTGGGGGTGCTGGAGGGAATGGTGGCCGGAGTGGAGGTCACCACGTCCGACATCTTCGCCCAGCTCGAACGCCGAAAACTGGGATTCGGCCGGAGTCCCCGGATGAATTTCGAGTCCGACGAGCTGGAAATCGTCGGAGGGATTCGCCACGGGCTCACCCAGGGGAGTCCGGTGGCCGTGCGGATCGGGAACACGGAGTGGCCCAAGTGGGAGCAGGTCATGGCCGCCGACCCCGTGGACCCGGAGGTGCTGGCCTCGCTGGCCAGGAACGAGCCGCTGACCCGCCCGCGGCCCGGCCACGCCGATCTGCCCGGCATGCAGAAGTACGACTTCGACGAGTCCAGGCCGGTGCTGGAGCGGGCCAGTGCGCGGGAGACGGCCGCCAGGGTGGCCGTCGGCACGGTGGCGCGGTGCTTCCTGCGCCAGCTGCTGGGGGTGGAGCTGGTCAGCCACGTGGTCTCGCTCGGGGACGTGGACGCCGCGGGCGAGACGCTGCCGACCGCAGCGGACCTGCCGGCCATCGACGAGAACCCGGTCCGCGCCTTCGGGAGCGGTGCCACCGAGCGGATGATGGCGGAGGTGGAGGCGGCCAAGTCCTCCGGTGACACGCTGGGCGGGGTGGTCGAGGTGATCGCCCACGGGCTGCCTCCGGGGCTGGGCTCGCACGTGCACTGGGACCGCAAGCTCGACTCGCGACTGGCCCAGGCCCTGATGAGCATCCAGGCCCTCAAGGGAGTCGAGATCGGCGAGGCGTTCACCAACGCCCGGCGCCGCGGCAGCGCCGCGCACGACGAGCTCCACCCGGCCGAGGGGCCGAAGTGGGTGCACCGCTCCAGCAACAGGGCCGGCGGCCTGGAAGGCGGCATCACCAACGGTGAGCCGCTGGTCGTGCGCGCGGCCAAGAAACCGATCTCCAGCCTGCCGCGCGCCCTGTCCACGGTGGACGTGCGCACAGGCGAGCAGGCCCAGGCGATGCACCAGCGCTCGGACGTCACCGCGGTCCCGCGCGCGGCCGTGGTCGCCGAGACCATGGTGGCGCTGGTGCTGGCCCAGGCGGCGCTCGAGAAGTTCGGCGGCGACTCCCTCGGCGAGACCAGGCGTAACGTGGAAGGCTACTTCGCGGCACTGAGTCGGCGTGCCGAGAGCTGGAGGGAAGGGGAATGA
- a CDS encoding shikimate kinase, whose amino-acid sequence MTPRLVIVGPPGAGKTVVGRLLAERYGVGFRDTDSDAERLVGRPIPEIFTVEGESAFREIEERAVAEALGEHTGVLALGGGAVMAEGTRKLLADRPVLFLSVGFAEGVRRTGLSAPRPLLTGVNPRATFQALLRDRLPLYREVADWEVDTDELDPETVVERAVLRMGDAAAGGVPAE is encoded by the coding sequence ATGACTCCTCGGCTCGTGATCGTCGGCCCCCCGGGGGCGGGCAAAACGGTCGTCGGACGTCTGCTGGCGGAGCGGTACGGCGTCGGGTTCCGCGACACCGACTCGGACGCGGAACGGCTGGTCGGAAGGCCGATACCGGAGATCTTCACCGTGGAGGGCGAGTCCGCCTTCCGCGAGATCGAGGAGCGCGCGGTGGCCGAGGCGCTCGGCGAGCACACCGGGGTGCTGGCCCTCGGAGGCGGTGCCGTGATGGCGGAGGGCACCCGGAAGCTGCTGGCCGATCGACCGGTCCTGTTCCTGTCCGTCGGATTCGCCGAGGGCGTGCGCAGGACCGGTCTGTCCGCTCCGCGACCGCTGCTGACCGGGGTGAACCCGCGAGCGACGTTCCAGGCGTTGCTGCGGGACAGGCTGCCGCTGTACCGCGAGGTGGCGGACTGGGAGGTCGACACCGACGAGCTCGACCCGGAAACGGTGGTCGAGCGGGCGGTCCTGCGCATGGGGGACGCGGCCGCGGGTGGTGTTCCCGCGGAGTAG
- the aroB gene encoding 3-dehydroquinate synthase, whose product MSEPERIPVNAETPYEVLVGRGLLGELVEVLGDASVVALVHQPTLTETVETVREELSEAGLDAHRVEVPDAEDGKTLSVAGFCWEVLGKIGMDREGVVVSFGGGAVNDLAGFVAGTWMRGVRVVHVPTTMLGMVDAAIGGKTAINTEAGKNLVGLFHEPSKVIVDLATLEELNGNELLAGTAEIVKCGFVGDPEILRLIEQDAAAALDPTGSVLPDLVARAIRVKAAAVGADLRESHHREILNYGHTLAHAIERRERYRWRHGAAVSIGLVFAAELARLAGRLDDATADRHRAVLDQLGLPTSYDPDALNDLLELMKVDKKTRSGMLRFVVLDGLAKPGRLEAPDPSLLAAAYSALAEGGAKSSDRGVFL is encoded by the coding sequence ATGAGCGAGCCGGAGCGGATTCCAGTCAACGCCGAGACACCCTACGAAGTGTTGGTCGGGCGCGGTCTTCTCGGTGAGCTCGTCGAAGTCCTCGGGGACGCCTCCGTGGTGGCCCTGGTGCACCAGCCGACGCTGACCGAGACCGTCGAGACGGTCCGCGAGGAGCTCTCCGAGGCCGGGCTGGACGCCCACCGGGTGGAGGTCCCCGACGCGGAGGACGGCAAGACGCTGTCCGTGGCGGGGTTCTGCTGGGAGGTGCTCGGCAAGATCGGCATGGACCGCGAGGGCGTCGTGGTCTCCTTCGGCGGAGGCGCGGTCAACGACCTGGCCGGTTTCGTCGCGGGCACCTGGATGCGCGGGGTGCGCGTGGTGCACGTGCCCACCACGATGCTGGGCATGGTCGACGCCGCGATCGGTGGCAAGACGGCTATCAACACCGAGGCGGGCAAGAACCTGGTCGGGCTGTTCCACGAGCCGTCGAAGGTGATCGTGGACCTGGCCACCCTGGAGGAGCTCAACGGCAACGAACTGCTCGCCGGGACGGCAGAGATCGTCAAGTGCGGGTTCGTGGGTGACCCGGAGATCCTGCGGCTCATCGAGCAGGACGCCGCGGCCGCGCTCGACCCGACCGGTTCGGTGCTGCCCGACCTCGTCGCGCGGGCGATCAGGGTCAAGGCCGCCGCGGTCGGGGCCGACCTGCGGGAGTCGCACCACCGCGAGATCCTCAACTACGGGCACACTCTCGCGCACGCGATCGAGCGCCGGGAGCGCTACCGCTGGCGGCACGGAGCCGCGGTGAGCATCGGTCTGGTGTTCGCGGCCGAGCTCGCGCGTCTCGCGGGCAGGCTGGACGACGCCACGGCCGATCGGCACCGCGCGGTCCTGGACCAGCTGGGGCTGCCGACCTCCTACGACCCGGACGCGCTCAACGATCTGCTCGAGCTCATGAAGGTGGACAAGAAGACCCGTTCCGGGATGCTGCGCTTCGTCGTGCTGGACGGTCTGGCCAAGCCGGGCAGGCTCGAGGCCCCCGATCCGTCCCTGCTCGCGGCGGCCTACTCCGCGCTGGCCGAGGGCGGGGCCAAGTCATCGGACCGGGGGGTCTTCCTGTGA
- the aroQ gene encoding type II 3-dehydroquinate dehydratase, with the protein MNVLVLNGPNLGRLGKREPDKYGHATHADLVELCERTAAELGIGVEVRQTDHEGEMIGWLHEAADERRPVVLNAAAWTHYSVAVRDACAQLQAPLVEVHLSNVHRREEFRGHSYLSDIATAVLAGFGVFGYAMSLRWLAENST; encoded by the coding sequence GTGAACGTGCTGGTGCTCAACGGCCCCAACCTCGGCAGGCTGGGCAAGCGCGAACCGGACAAGTACGGGCACGCCACCCACGCCGACCTGGTGGAGCTGTGCGAGCGCACTGCCGCCGAGCTCGGGATCGGGGTCGAGGTCCGCCAGACCGATCACGAGGGCGAGATGATCGGTTGGCTGCACGAGGCCGCCGACGAGCGGCGTCCCGTCGTGCTCAACGCCGCGGCCTGGACGCACTACTCGGTGGCGGTGCGCGACGCCTGCGCCCAGCTGCAAGCACCGCTGGTCGAAGTGCACCTGTCCAATGTGCACCGCCGCGAGGAGTTCAGGGGGCACAGCTACCTCTCGGATATCGCCACCGCCGTGCTCGCCGGTTTCGGCGTGTTCGGTTACGCGATGTCCCTGCGCTGGTTGGCCGAGAACTCGACGTGA
- a CDS encoding phytoene desaturase family protein: MTPSPTSRGSDEAEVAIVGTGPNGLAAGALLARSGLRVHLHEAAEEPGGGLRSARLFDSSVRHDICSAVHPMTASPFFRRFGPVRDGVRMHTPEISYAHPLEDGEAALAYRDLSETSARLGEDGPGWHRLMRPLLDHTGRVTEAMLSDLRRPPSPRAALLLAERMLRHGTPLPTGFRGAKAPALFAGVAAHAGSAPPHPAAAGVGLLLGHLAHAGGWPIPEGGSDRIAAAALDDLLAHGARVHTGQPIDDLRRLRSARAVLLDVAPRGLLAMAGELLPDGYRGQLERYRYGTAAAKADFLVSEPIPWRNPEISRAGTAHLGGTADRIRAVERATARGERVPDPFTLVSEPGNLDPTRAAPGKYPVWAYCHVPNGDTRDPVETTRRRIEHYAPGFSETVLESSGTSAARLEEYDANYPGGDISTGAVDLLQTLARPAWRLVPHSTPLRGVYLCSAATPPGPGVHGMCGYWAARAALRREFGVRELPPLD; encoded by the coding sequence ATGACACCGAGCCCGACCTCGCGCGGAAGCGACGAAGCCGAGGTGGCGATCGTCGGAACGGGGCCGAACGGCCTGGCCGCGGGCGCGCTGCTCGCCCGCAGCGGATTGCGGGTTCATCTCCACGAGGCCGCGGAGGAACCGGGCGGCGGACTGCGCTCGGCGCGGCTGTTCGACAGCTCGGTGCGCCACGACATCTGCTCGGCGGTGCACCCGATGACCGCCTCGCCCTTCTTCCGCCGCTTCGGACCGGTCCGGGACGGGGTCCGGATGCACACCCCGGAGATCAGCTACGCGCACCCCCTGGAGGACGGCGAGGCCGCGCTGGCCTACCGCGACCTGTCCGAGACCAGCGCACGTCTGGGCGAGGACGGACCCGGCTGGCACCGGCTCATGCGGCCGCTGCTGGACCACACCGGACGAGTCACCGAAGCGATGCTGTCCGACCTGCGGAGACCGCCGTCTCCCCGCGCCGCCCTGCTGCTCGCCGAGCGGATGCTGCGGCACGGAACCCCGCTGCCCACTGGTTTCCGCGGGGCGAAGGCCCCCGCGCTCTTCGCCGGAGTGGCCGCGCACGCGGGCAGCGCACCGCCCCACCCGGCTGCAGCCGGTGTGGGGCTGCTGCTGGGCCACCTCGCGCACGCGGGAGGCTGGCCGATCCCCGAGGGGGGAAGCGACCGCATAGCGGCGGCCGCGCTCGACGACCTGCTGGCCCACGGCGCCCGCGTGCACACCGGACAGCCGATCGATGACCTGCGGCGACTGCGCTCGGCCCGCGCGGTCCTGCTCGACGTGGCCCCGCGCGGACTGCTGGCCATGGCCGGAGAACTGCTTCCGGACGGCTATCGCGGGCAGTTGGAGCGCTACCGCTACGGAACGGCAGCGGCCAAGGCCGACTTCCTGGTCTCCGAGCCGATCCCGTGGCGGAACCCCGAGATCTCACGGGCCGGCACGGCGCACCTCGGCGGAACGGCCGACAGGATCCGCGCGGTCGAAAGGGCCACCGCACGCGGTGAGCGAGTCCCGGACCCGTTCACGCTGGTCTCCGAACCGGGCAATCTGGACCCGACCAGGGCGGCACCCGGCAAGTACCCGGTCTGGGCCTACTGCCACGTGCCCAACGGCGACACGCGCGACCCGGTGGAAACGACCCGGAGGCGGATCGAGCACTACGCTCCCGGCTTCTCCGAGACCGTCCTGGAAAGCAGCGGGACCTCGGCGGCGCGGCTCGAGGAGTACGACGCGAACTACCCCGGAGGGGACATAAGCACCGGAGCCGTGGACCTGCTCCAGACCCTGGCCCGCCCGGCGTGGCGGCTCGTGCCCCACAGCACTCCGCTGCGCGGGGTCTACCTGTGCTCCGCCGCCACCCCGCCGGGGCCCGGGGTGCACGGCATGTGCGGCTACTGGGCGGCCCGGGCCGCGCTGCGCCGGGAGTTCGGCGTCAGGGAGCTACCACCGCTCGACTGA